A genomic region of Papaver somniferum cultivar HN1 chromosome 7, ASM357369v1, whole genome shotgun sequence contains the following coding sequences:
- the LOC113297307 gene encoding novel plant SNARE 11-like codes for MDLSSISDELAEIDGQISDIFRALSNGFQKLEKIKDSSRQSRQLEELTGKMRECKRLIKEFDREVKDGEHSYGPDENKLLTEKKQSMIKELNSYVALKKQYASTLDNKRVDLFDGPGGGEGYGEENVLLASNMSNHQLIDSGNRMMDDTDQAIERSKKVVEDTVNVGAETAAALKAQTEQMSRIVNELDSIHFSIKKASQLVKEIGRQVATDKCIMAFLFLIVIGVVAIIIVKIVHPNNKDIRDIPGLGPPVQSRKLLWLPDNVYYSK; via the exons ATGGATCTATCCTCCATTAGCGACGAGTTAGCGGAGATAGACGGGCAGATTAGTGATATATTCAGAGCACTATC AAATGGGTTCCAAAAGCTGGAGAAAATCAAAGACTCGAGTAGGCAGAGTCGACAACTGGAGGAGCTTACAGGCAAAATGAGGGAGTGTAAGAG GCTGATTAAAGAGTTTGACCGGGAAGTGAAGGATGGTGAGCACAGCTATGGTCCAGACGAGAACAAATTGCTTACGGAGAAAAAGCAGTCAATG ATTAAAGAGTTAAACTCCTATGTCGCTCTCAAGAAGCA ATATGCAAGCACTCTTGACAATAAGCGAGTTGATCTTTTTGATGGGCCTGGTGGTGGCGAAGGATATGGGGAGGAGAATGTTTTGTTGGCCTCAA ATATGAGCAATCACCAGCTGATTGACAGTGGTAACCGGATGATGGATGATACTGATCAAGCAATCGAGAGGTCAAAAAAA GTTGTTGAAGACACAGTTAATGTTGGAGCTGAAACTGCAGCAGCTCTAAAGGCCCAG ACAGAGCAAATGAGTAGGATCGTTAATGAGTTAGACTCGATTCATTTCTCGATCAAGAAGGCTTCACAACTGGTCAAGGAAATCGGTAGGCAG GTTGCAACTGATAAATGTATTATGGCCTTCCTTTTTCTAATTGTTATTGGAGTCGTAGCCATTATCATTGTCAAG ATTGTGCATCCAAATAACAAAGACATTCGAGATATTCCCGGTCTTGGTCCACCAGTCCAAAGCCGAAAACTTCTTTGGCTTCCGGACAATGTTTATTACAGCAAGTGA